From the genome of Pelobacter propionicus DSM 2379, one region includes:
- a CDS encoding type II secretion system F family protein, translating into MAIFTCKLGSPDGKILYRELEASDPELLYKSLEEQGFFVFKVSRKPFQFLFDKRIGRRQLDTRSLLTFNQEMLVLVKAGMPIMQALNTILQRQDGSRLTEVLRQVRDDVKGGASLSTALERHGRLFPHLYIASVRAGERTGDLINTTRRYIQYLKRVEAIRKKVVSAMFYPAIIVVVASLAVLLLLVYVVPTFSQIYADAGSQLPLPTQMLIAFTTFLKRFFLVGLVLLFAAAAWFRSWAATDNGRFLIDRFKIRVPLLGEIFRKYSVSGFTRTLSTVLGSGIPIIESLRMSIGTLNNTYMEKRLFEAVKFVEEGGTLSVAFERIGILPPLALRMLGVGETTGALEDMLSDISDYLEDELEERMQILTTAVEPAVMVVMGVVIGVIIITMYLPIFKIAGTVG; encoded by the coding sequence ATGGCAATCTTTACCTGCAAACTCGGCTCACCAGACGGAAAGATTCTCTACCGGGAACTTGAAGCTTCCGATCCGGAGTTGCTGTATAAAAGCCTTGAAGAACAAGGTTTTTTTGTTTTTAAGGTCAGCAGGAAGCCGTTCCAGTTTCTCTTTGACAAACGCATCGGCCGTCGTCAGCTCGATACCCGCTCCCTGCTCACCTTTAACCAGGAGATGTTGGTGCTGGTCAAGGCCGGCATGCCGATCATGCAGGCGCTCAACACCATCCTCCAGCGCCAGGACGGCAGCCGGCTGACCGAGGTCCTGCGGCAGGTGCGGGATGACGTCAAGGGGGGGGCATCCCTCTCCACGGCCCTGGAACGGCATGGCCGCCTGTTTCCCCACCTGTACATCGCCTCGGTTCGGGCCGGGGAGCGCACCGGCGACCTGATCAACACGACCAGGCGCTACATCCAGTACCTCAAGCGGGTTGAGGCTATCCGCAAGAAGGTCGTCTCGGCCATGTTCTATCCCGCCATCATTGTTGTCGTTGCCTCACTGGCTGTTCTGCTGCTGCTGGTGTACGTCGTGCCCACCTTCAGCCAGATCTACGCCGATGCCGGATCGCAGTTGCCGCTCCCCACCCAGATGCTCATCGCTTTCACGACGTTTCTGAAACGTTTTTTCCTGGTGGGCCTGGTGCTGCTGTTTGCCGCCGCTGCCTGGTTCCGCTCCTGGGCCGCTACGGACAACGGAAGGTTCCTGATCGACCGCTTCAAGATCAGGGTACCGCTGCTGGGGGAGATCTTCAGGAAATACTCCGTCTCCGGGTTTACCCGTACCCTCTCCACCGTGCTGGGAAGCGGCATTCCGATCATCGAGTCGCTGCGCATGTCCATCGGCACCCTGAACAATACCTACATGGAAAAGCGGCTCTTCGAGGCGGTTAAGTTCGTCGAGGAGGGGGGGACGCTCTCCGTCGCCTTCGAGCGCATCGGTATCCTGCCGCCGCTGGCCCTGCGCATGCTGGGGGTCGGTGAAACCACCGGCGCCCTGGAAGATATGCTGTCGGACATCTCGGACTACCTTGAGGATGAACTGGAAGAGCGCATGCAGATCCTGACAACTGCCGTCGAACCGGCGGTCATGGTTGTCATGGGGGTTGTCATCGGGGTCATCATCATCACCATGTACCTGCCGATCTTCAAGATCGCGGGAACGGTGGGGTAA
- a CDS encoding polyprenol monophosphomannose synthase translates to MKAIVIIPTYNERENIARLTSKILVQHPSLHVLIVDDNSPDGTGKIADQLAASEKRIRVIHRSAKLGLGSAYRVGFKAALEMGADYLIEMDADFSHDPAVLPLFLETIQECDLVIGSRYLHGVSVVNWPIRRLMLSYFASVYTRFVTGLDIRDCTSGFKCFSRAAMEAIDLDRVRSDGYSFQIEMNYRCREKGFKIVEVPIIFIDRHAGSSKMSKKIVREAVVMVWKLRLGSLFFRSLRKRHGA, encoded by the coding sequence TTGAAAGCAATCGTCATTATTCCCACCTACAACGAACGGGAGAATATAGCCCGTCTGACCAGCAAGATCCTCGTGCAGCATCCGTCCTTACACGTTCTGATCGTTGACGACAATTCGCCCGACGGCACCGGAAAGATCGCCGACCAGCTGGCGGCCTCCGAGAAGCGAATCCGGGTGATCCATCGCAGCGCCAAGCTCGGCCTGGGTTCGGCCTACCGGGTCGGCTTCAAGGCGGCCCTGGAGATGGGTGCAGACTACCTGATCGAAATGGATGCGGATTTTTCCCACGACCCGGCGGTACTGCCGCTTTTTCTGGAAACCATCCAGGAGTGCGATCTGGTAATCGGCTCCCGCTACTTACACGGCGTCAGCGTGGTCAACTGGCCGATCCGCCGACTGATGCTGAGCTATTTCGCCAGCGTCTACACACGCTTCGTGACCGGCCTGGATATCAGGGACTGCACCAGCGGATTCAAATGCTTCAGCAGGGCCGCCATGGAGGCCATCGACCTTGACCGGGTGCGCTCGGACGGCTACTCGTTTCAGATCGAAATGAACTACCGCTGCCGGGAGAAGGGGTTCAAGATCGTGGAGGTGCCGATCATCTTCATCGACCGTCACGCCGGCAGCTCCAAGATGTCCAAAAAAATCGTGCGCGAGGCGGTGGTCATGGTCTGGAAACTTCGACTCGGTTCGCTCTTTTTCCGTTCTCTGAGGAAACGGCATGGGGCATGA
- a CDS encoding acetate uptake transporter: protein MSESEVKLGNPAVVGLAGFGLTTFVLQMHNLGYCGLAPVIWLGLCFGGTAQLVAGLMEFKKNNNFGFCAFTGYGAFWISLCLMLLFGKNAELVQSYPLLKFSEVDLGMYLVAWTIFTIPLFIASMRHHTALALTFFTLVLGFIGLDLKELTGNAAAGTFAAYDLLVCAFLALYLMTVSIFAESGIKLPVGKPWF from the coding sequence ATGAGTGAGAGTGAAGTGAAGTTGGGAAACCCCGCGGTTGTTGGTCTGGCTGGATTCGGTTTGACGACGTTTGTCCTGCAGATGCACAACCTGGGCTATTGCGGGCTGGCTCCCGTGATCTGGCTGGGGCTCTGTTTCGGCGGTACGGCACAGCTGGTTGCCGGCCTGATGGAGTTCAAGAAGAACAACAATTTCGGTTTCTGCGCCTTTACCGGGTACGGAGCGTTCTGGATCTCGCTCTGTCTGATGCTCTTGTTCGGCAAGAACGCCGAGCTGGTGCAGTCCTACCCGCTGCTGAAGTTCAGCGAAGTTGACTTGGGCATGTATCTGGTGGCCTGGACCATCTTTACCATTCCCCTTTTCATCGCTTCTATGCGGCACCACACCGCCCTGGCGCTGACCTTCTTTACCCTGGTGCTGGGCTTCATCGGTCTCGATCTGAAGGAGCTGACCGGTAATGCGGCAGCCGGCACCTTCGCTGCCTACGACCTGCTGGTGTGCGCCTTCCTGGCTTTATACCTGATGACGGTTTCGATCTTCGCCGAGTCCGGAATCAAGCTCCCGGTCGGGAAGCCCTGGTTCTAA
- a CDS encoding transglutaminase family protein: MIAISSLIAFLCYATALCGIVPLFPWLTTAPRLALAAGMAAGIWQSLRGAWPLPNWLLNASIVPVFLYYATQFSSSNAVQPVVSLLAVMLAVRLGGEKTGRHYLQILALSLFCLASSSLFDLSPLFLLYLALLLILVALSLVLLAFLDQDSGMWLPSHDLRRIVAAGVLMPLASLPLLLFFFPLLPRTQIPLWNISGAPVSGSSGFTDRVDPGSSERTSQSSQLAFRAEMARQPQQQLYWRATVFNRLEGTRWLRDSRVPPERLAFASRRIGQVVYPEPGLSSFLVALDVPASVRAFRARSNPDATAELRSSGSRRLSYRADSSVAGLLRVIGGIDRDFYLRLPSGVPQSVTRLAGSIRAAGASDERRVELLERFFRDGGYRYSMQGLPIGEHALERFLFETRQGHCEFFASSFALLARSAGVPARLVGGYLGGDYNDVGGYYLVTEGMAHVWVEVFIGGRGWLRIDPSSFARNADAFWGSQRRRTPLLRLRMALDSLDHAWNRSVIGYDFEHQADVARGAARRLHSLTPKRLLKGGMAALGALSVVALALFLLFRRSALFPPREERLLRSLYRHLERECGVRVQPGRQGLFELAGLAEDERVREFVGIYAGALYRDRRLTDGEYRRLRLLLRAGFRRR; this comes from the coding sequence ATGATCGCCATTAGCTCGCTGATAGCGTTTTTGTGCTACGCAACCGCCCTGTGCGGCATCGTGCCGCTCTTTCCCTGGCTGACCACTGCCCCGCGTCTTGCGCTGGCTGCCGGCATGGCCGCCGGTATCTGGCAGAGTCTGCGGGGCGCCTGGCCGTTGCCGAACTGGCTGCTGAACGCCTCCATTGTCCCGGTTTTCCTCTACTACGCAACCCAATTCAGCAGCTCCAACGCGGTCCAGCCGGTGGTGAGCCTGTTGGCGGTCATGCTGGCCGTCCGTCTGGGGGGCGAGAAGACCGGCCGTCACTATCTGCAGATCCTGGCCCTGTCGCTCTTTTGTCTGGCCTCCTCGTCCCTGTTTGACTTAAGTCCCCTGTTTCTGCTCTACCTGGCGCTGCTGCTGATCCTGGTGGCGCTCTCCCTGGTGCTGCTGGCCTTTCTCGATCAGGACAGCGGCATGTGGCTGCCGTCCCACGACCTGCGGCGGATCGTGGCGGCGGGAGTTTTGATGCCGCTGGCCTCTCTGCCGCTCTTGCTCTTCTTTTTCCCGCTGCTCCCCCGCACCCAGATCCCCCTCTGGAATATTTCCGGCGCCCCTGTTTCAGGAAGCAGCGGCTTTACCGACAGGGTCGATCCGGGCAGCAGCGAGCGCACCAGCCAGTCGTCCCAGCTGGCCTTCCGGGCGGAAATGGCCCGCCAGCCGCAGCAACAGCTCTACTGGCGCGCTACGGTTTTCAACCGCCTGGAGGGGACTCGTTGGTTGCGCGACAGCCGGGTGCCCCCGGAACGCCTCGCCTTCGCTTCCCGCCGCATCGGCCAGGTCGTCTACCCTGAGCCGGGGCTCTCCAGCTTCCTGGTCGCCCTGGATGTCCCGGCATCCGTCAGGGCCTTCCGGGCGCGATCGAATCCGGACGCAACGGCGGAACTGCGCTCGTCCGGCAGCCGGCGGCTGAGCTACCGTGCCGATTCTTCCGTCGCTGGCCTGCTGCGTGTTATTGGCGGCATCGATCGTGACTTCTATCTGCGGCTTCCCTCCGGGGTCCCTCAATCCGTCACCAGGCTGGCCGGGAGCATCCGGGCGGCCGGCGCCAGCGATGAGCGCAGGGTGGAACTGCTGGAGCGCTTCTTCCGCGATGGCGGCTACCGCTACAGCATGCAGGGGCTGCCCATTGGTGAGCATGCCTTGGAACGCTTCCTCTTCGAGACGCGGCAGGGGCACTGCGAGTTCTTCGCCTCCTCCTTTGCCCTGCTGGCCCGCTCGGCCGGTGTTCCGGCCCGGCTGGTGGGCGGCTATCTGGGGGGTGATTATAACGATGTGGGCGGCTATTACCTGGTGACCGAGGGGATGGCACATGTCTGGGTGGAAGTATTCATCGGCGGCAGGGGATGGCTGCGCATCGATCCCAGCTCCTTTGCCCGCAATGCTGATGCGTTCTGGGGGAGCCAACGGAGGCGCACCCCCCTGCTGCGTCTGCGCATGGCGCTGGACTCCCTGGACCACGCCTGGAACCGTTCCGTGATCGGCTATGATTTCGAGCACCAGGCCGACGTGGCACGCGGCGCTGCCAGGCGGCTGCACTCCCTGACCCCGAAACGGCTGCTGAAGGGGGGCATGGCGGCGCTGGGGGCGCTTTCAGTCGTGGCGCTGGCCCTGTTCCTGCTGTTCAGGCGCAGCGCCCTGTTTCCCCCGCGGGAGGAACGTTTGCTGCGGAGCCTGTACCGTCATCTGGAGCGTGAGTGCGGAGTGCGTGTTCAACCGGGGCGGCAGGGGCTGTTCGAGCTTGCCGGGCTTGCGGAGGATGAGCGGGTGCGGGAATTCGTAGGGATCTATGCCGGCGCGCTGTACCGCGACAGGCGGCTCACGGACGGGGAGTATCGGCGCTTGCGGCTCCTGCTGCGTGCCGGTTTCAGACGTCGCTAG
- a CDS encoding DUF58 domain-containing protein gives MTLLLGFSAVNTGNNLLFLVVSGLLAFMCVTGMAGMLNLKGLTPRLVAPEEIFAGSPAGFRLVLHNAKIRIPSFLIRLECQGCRPVGIPLVPAGESVSTTMGFTFPSRGEARVTSITISSPFPVNFFTRYWTFSLDSSFVVFPRLLPGSAAGDGGEARRQGGGVQLSRGLDGELERISGYSGREPLRMIHWKLSARGDELLVKEFGRQAMHPLIIDLEQQPGRTLEERLSTAAWLVKHWVMQRPVGLKLAGRGIVAGTGHRHGMRLLTELALYDRH, from the coding sequence ATGACGCTCCTCTTGGGGTTTTCTGCCGTCAATACCGGAAACAACCTCCTCTTCCTGGTGGTTTCCGGCCTTTTGGCCTTCATGTGCGTTACCGGCATGGCCGGCATGCTCAACCTCAAGGGGCTTACTCCCCGGCTCGTTGCGCCGGAGGAGATCTTCGCCGGCAGCCCGGCCGGTTTCCGCCTGGTGCTGCACAACGCTAAAATCCGTATCCCTTCCTTCCTGATCCGTCTGGAATGCCAGGGATGTCGCCCGGTCGGCATCCCGCTGGTCCCTGCCGGGGAATCGGTTTCCACCACCATGGGTTTCACCTTCCCCAGCCGGGGGGAGGCCCGGGTGACCAGCATCACCATCAGTTCCCCCTTCCCGGTCAATTTTTTCACCCGCTACTGGACCTTCAGCCTGGACAGCTCATTCGTGGTATTCCCGCGCCTGCTGCCCGGCTCTGCTGCAGGTGATGGCGGCGAGGCGCGGCGCCAGGGGGGCGGCGTTCAGCTGTCACGGGGGCTGGATGGGGAGCTGGAACGTATCTCCGGCTACTCCGGTCGCGAACCGCTGAGGATGATCCACTGGAAGCTGTCTGCCCGCGGGGATGAACTGCTGGTCAAGGAATTCGGACGCCAGGCCATGCACCCCTTGATCATCGATCTGGAGCAGCAGCCCGGTCGCACCCTTGAGGAACGTCTCTCCACGGCAGCCTGGCTGGTGAAGCACTGGGTCATGCAGCGACCGGTGGGATTGAAGCTGGCCGGTCGCGGCATAGTGGCGGGAACTGGCCACCGCCACGGCATGCGTCTTCTGACGGAGTTGGCGCTGTATGATCGCCATTAG
- a CDS encoding AAA family ATPase translates to MSIAHPNRSMTDLLDTLCTTHLQGKEEVVRLAVIALLGGGHILIEDLPGLGKTTVALALAGATSLSFGRVQCTSDLLPSDITGLSVFNREEGRFTFMPGPIFNNIVLLDEINRAMPRTQSAMLEAMEERRVTVEGVTHPLPDPFMVFATQNPSDQSGTFPLPESQLDRFLICTGIGYPPGDLEKRIIAGGSIRERIGAMEPLASSAHILEARRVVAEETYLSDRVADYIYRIVSTTRSHAMIAIGLSTRAAINLAQAARASAFLQGRDFVAPEDVRGVAVAVCAHRLVMRMDHDGVDRGELLRELIADIALPLA, encoded by the coding sequence ATGTCAATCGCGCATCCCAACCGTAGCATGACCGACCTGCTGGACACGCTCTGCACCACCCATCTGCAGGGCAAGGAAGAGGTGGTGCGCCTGGCGGTCATTGCGCTCCTTGGCGGGGGGCACATCCTGATCGAGGATCTGCCCGGACTGGGCAAGACCACCGTTGCCCTGGCCCTGGCCGGAGCCACCTCCCTCTCCTTCGGACGCGTGCAGTGCACCAGCGATCTGCTCCCCTCGGACATCACCGGGCTCTCCGTGTTCAACCGAGAAGAGGGGCGCTTCACCTTCATGCCCGGCCCGATCTTCAACAATATTGTGCTTCTGGATGAGATCAACCGGGCCATGCCCCGCACCCAGAGCGCCATGCTGGAGGCCATGGAGGAGCGGCGGGTGACGGTGGAGGGAGTCACCCACCCCCTGCCCGACCCGTTCATGGTGTTCGCCACCCAGAATCCCTCGGACCAGAGCGGGACCTTTCCGTTGCCCGAATCCCAACTGGATCGGTTTCTGATCTGCACCGGCATCGGCTATCCGCCGGGAGATCTGGAAAAACGGATCATCGCGGGGGGGAGCATCCGTGAGAGAATCGGCGCCATGGAACCGCTGGCCTCGTCCGCCCACATCCTGGAGGCGCGAAGGGTCGTGGCGGAGGAAACCTACCTCTCCGACAGGGTGGCCGACTATATCTACCGGATCGTATCGACAACGCGCAGTCATGCCATGATCGCTATCGGGCTCTCCACCCGTGCCGCCATAAATCTGGCCCAGGCGGCGCGGGCGTCGGCTTTTCTCCAGGGGCGCGATTTCGTGGCGCCCGAGGATGTCCGGGGGGTGGCCGTGGCGGTCTGCGCCCACCGCCTGGTCATGCGCATGGATCACGATGGTGTCGACAGGGGGGAACTGCTACGGGAACTGATCGCCGACATCGCGCTGCCTTTGGCCTGA
- the nudC gene encoding NAD(+) diphosphatase, whose translation MTLSSTGTGRTDTSELPYNGKAVKDRFSPLSPDSVPQNSPGFWVILQRQTLLVTTASATVQLPHGPLPEGLQPLAAPVGIGLWQGQPLRAARIAEDAPLPAGCEAFPFFGPDQRLDVGLATLAGRANQIMHWERRSRFCSVCGGETTRIPTTWGKRCGVCREMHFPHIHPCVIVLVKRGDEFMLIRKAGAVPGRFSPIAGFVDFGESLEECVQREVHEEVGLNIANIRYLGSQNWPFPSQQMIGFLADYVDGEPKPDGVEVIEAHWLTGDAIPDTSGGSRSIARWMLENFAINGQQPAPCR comes from the coding sequence ATGACTCTTTCTTCAACAGGCACAGGCAGGACCGACACATCCGAACTTCCCTACAACGGCAAGGCCGTCAAAGACCGGTTCTCTCCCCTCTCACCGGACAGCGTGCCCCAGAACAGCCCCGGCTTCTGGGTCATCCTGCAGCGGCAGACCCTGCTGGTCACCACCGCTTCGGCAACGGTCCAGCTTCCCCACGGCCCGCTGCCGGAGGGGCTCCAACCCCTGGCCGCCCCGGTGGGAATCGGACTCTGGCAGGGCCAGCCGCTGCGCGCCGCACGGATCGCCGAGGATGCCCCCCTGCCCGCGGGGTGCGAGGCGTTCCCCTTTTTCGGACCGGACCAGCGCCTGGACGTGGGACTGGCAACCCTGGCGGGGCGCGCCAACCAGATCATGCACTGGGAACGGCGCAGCCGATTCTGCTCCGTCTGCGGGGGAGAGACGACACGCATCCCCACCACCTGGGGCAAGCGCTGCGGAGTATGCAGGGAGATGCACTTCCCCCACATCCACCCCTGCGTCATCGTACTGGTCAAACGAGGTGACGAATTCATGCTGATCCGCAAGGCCGGAGCAGTGCCGGGGCGTTTCAGCCCCATCGCCGGCTTCGTGGATTTCGGCGAGTCTCTCGAGGAGTGCGTCCAGAGGGAGGTGCATGAAGAGGTCGGCCTGAACATCGCCAACATCCGCTACCTGGGCAGCCAGAACTGGCCCTTCCCCAGCCAGCAGATGATCGGCTTTTTGGCCGACTACGTGGACGGCGAACCGAAACCGGATGGCGTTGAGGTCATCGAGGCGCACTGGCTGACCGGCGACGCCATCCCGGATACATCGGGCGGCAGCAGGAGCATCGCCCGCTGGATGCTGGAAAACTTCGCCATCAACGGGCAACAGCCGGCGCCGTGCCGGTAA
- a CDS encoding M20 metallopeptidase family protein, producing the protein METDIPAIEGEIERILPRVRDARRYLHAHPELSLREHETARFVRSNLASPNIGLLPPFLETDVVALISGRQPGRNVTLRADMDALPMREETELPHCSLRDNVMHACGHDGHTAMLMGAALVLERLRNLFSGSVRCVFQPGEEIVAAGRDLVAAGVLDDPKPDAVLALHAWPGHPTGVIGSRPGVMMAAADIFSITIRGRGGHGSRPERTIDPILVATRVIHSLYAIPSRRIGALEPVVISVCSMHGGSNANVIPDQVVLQGTARYLSPEGGALLPELFEQVLKAECDYAGASYHLEYQRPYIPTQNAARVVDTCREVVLSGLGRSWWKDIPAPSMGAEDFCWYLERCEGAMFFIGMGEECPQLHSNRFDFNDGALRNGIMFLVLSALKLLRR; encoded by the coding sequence ATGGAAACGGACATTCCGGCAATAGAAGGGGAAATTGAACGGATCCTGCCCCGGGTGCGGGACGCGCGACGCTACCTGCATGCCCATCCTGAGCTGTCCCTGCGCGAACATGAGACGGCGCGCTTTGTCAGATCGAACCTGGCTTCCCCCAACATCGGGCTTCTGCCGCCGTTTTTGGAAACGGATGTGGTGGCGCTGATCTCCGGTCGGCAGCCGGGCCGGAATGTCACCCTGCGGGCTGATATGGACGCCCTGCCCATGCGGGAGGAGACGGAACTGCCCCATTGCTCGCTCCGCGACAATGTCATGCACGCCTGCGGACACGACGGCCACACCGCCATGCTGATGGGCGCTGCCCTGGTGCTTGAGCGCCTGAGGAACCTGTTCAGCGGGTCGGTCAGATGCGTGTTCCAGCCGGGTGAGGAGATCGTGGCCGCCGGCAGGGATCTGGTGGCGGCCGGCGTTCTGGATGATCCGAAGCCGGACGCGGTGCTGGCCTTGCACGCCTGGCCCGGGCATCCGACCGGGGTAATCGGCTCGCGCCCGGGGGTGATGATGGCTGCCGCCGACATCTTTAGCATCACCATCAGGGGGAGGGGAGGGCACGGCTCGCGGCCGGAGCGCACCATCGACCCGATCCTGGTCGCCACCCGGGTGATCCATAGCCTCTATGCCATCCCCTCGCGGCGCATAGGCGCGCTGGAGCCGGTGGTGATCAGCGTCTGCAGCATGCATGGCGGTTCCAACGCAAACGTCATCCCCGACCAGGTCGTTTTGCAGGGAACGGCGCGCTACCTCTCCCCTGAGGGAGGTGCGCTCCTGCCGGAGCTGTTCGAGCAGGTTCTGAAGGCGGAATGCGACTATGCCGGCGCATCCTACCACCTGGAGTATCAGCGCCCCTACATTCCGACGCAGAATGCCGCGCGGGTCGTCGATACCTGTCGTGAGGTTGTGCTGAGTGGTCTGGGGAGGTCGTGGTGGAAGGATATTCCCGCCCCCAGCATGGGTGCGGAGGATTTCTGCTGGTACCTGGAGCGGTGCGAGGGGGCCATGTTCTTCATCGGCATGGGGGAGGAGTGCCCCCAGTTGCACAGCAACCGTTTCGATTTCAACGACGGGGCGCTGCGCAACGGCATCATGTTTCTGGTGCTCTCCGCCTTGAAACTGCTTCGGCGGTAG
- a CDS encoding MoaD/ThiS family protein — MCEQTKTTVRMFGCLHTYRREQGLEPKVEMTLPAAGCTALELARELELPLEKVEAVFINHLVYPLDHHVSPGDRVAFIPTGVPGPYRLLIGIASGKTQPQTPDSP; from the coding sequence ATGTGCGAACAGACTAAAACAACGGTACGGATGTTTGGTTGCCTGCATACCTATCGCAGGGAACAGGGCCTGGAGCCCAAGGTTGAGATGACGCTTCCCGCCGCAGGATGTACGGCACTGGAACTGGCCCGCGAGCTTGAGCTTCCCCTGGAGAAGGTCGAAGCGGTCTTCATCAACCACCTGGTGTATCCCCTTGACCACCATGTAAGCCCCGGCGACAGGGTTGCCTTCATACCGACCGGCGTTCCCGGCCCCTACCGGCTACTGATCGGCATAGCCTCGGGAAAAACGCAGCCGCAGACACCGGACTCCCCCTAG
- a CDS encoding PilZ domain-containing protein has protein sequence MENRNFMRVQFPECASVKFDGQMFFANIKDASLQGLYINTTQKLPVSTPLQITVYISPSSSIHLNAEVVRSEEAGMGVQIRRMDVNSFVNLRNAISLLCNDQDQIMRETYKITDRIH, from the coding sequence ATGGAAAACAGAAATTTCATGCGGGTTCAATTCCCTGAATGCGCCTCCGTTAAGTTCGACGGGCAGATGTTTTTCGCGAACATCAAGGATGCCAGTCTGCAGGGGTTGTATATCAACACCACCCAGAAGCTCCCCGTGAGCACCCCCCTCCAGATCACCGTCTACATCTCCCCCAGTTCCTCGATACACCTGAACGCCGAAGTCGTCCGCTCCGAAGAGGCGGGAATGGGGGTGCAGATACGGCGCATGGACGTCAACTCCTTCGTCAATCTGAGAAACGCCATCTCCCTGCTCTGCAACGACCAGGACCAGATTATGCGGGAAACCTACAAGATAACCGACCGCATCCATTGA
- a CDS encoding CAAX prenyl protease-related protein: MHERHQASPALYRYLPFALFMAFIGLDELLHFLGEQGLFRLEATTLYYLYPLKALAVGYLLFRFRHRYGELRFRDLTHIPTTLATIGIGLLVFVLWINMDWTFGSAGAPQGYNPLLIPDSTVRIVMILFRVAGAVLVVPLMEELFWRSFLIRYIIDKDFDRVPLGAFTWGSFLVTVALFGLEHSYILAGVMAGVFYNLILYRTKSLAQCVLAHAVTNLALALYVLQSGEWRFW, from the coding sequence ATGCACGAGCGACATCAGGCCTCTCCAGCGCTGTACCGCTACCTCCCCTTTGCGCTCTTCATGGCCTTCATCGGCCTGGACGAACTGCTCCACTTCCTGGGCGAACAGGGGCTCTTCAGGCTGGAAGCGACAACCCTGTACTACCTCTATCCGCTGAAGGCGCTGGCGGTGGGCTACCTGCTGTTCCGCTTCAGGCACAGGTACGGAGAACTGCGGTTCAGGGACCTGACACACATCCCCACGACCCTGGCAACGATCGGGATCGGCCTGCTGGTGTTCGTCCTCTGGATCAACATGGACTGGACTTTTGGAAGCGCTGGCGCGCCCCAGGGGTATAACCCGCTGCTGATTCCCGACAGTACCGTACGGATCGTCATGATCCTGTTCCGGGTGGCCGGGGCGGTGCTGGTGGTGCCGCTGATGGAGGAACTGTTCTGGCGCTCCTTCCTGATCCGCTACATCATTGACAAGGATTTCGACAGGGTTCCCCTGGGCGCCTTCACCTGGGGATCGTTCCTGGTGACGGTGGCGCTGTTCGGCCTGGAGCACAGCTACATCCTGGCGGGGGTTATGGCGGGGGTGTTCTACAACCTGATCCTCTACCGCACAAAAAGCCTGGCCCAGTGCGTCCTGGCCCACGCCGTCACCAACCTGGCCCTAGCCCTGTACGTGCTCCAGAGCGGGGAGTGGCGATTCTGGTGA
- a CDS encoding nucleotidyltransferase domain-containing protein, translated as MLQVTDKLLQEVTNLIVQETKPRKIILFGSHARGTAHPDSDLDFLIVEDGPFDTKRSRRAEIARLSNALFDYLIPMDFLVFTPQEIEKWKGVKNHVVAHALREGKTLYESH; from the coding sequence ATGTTACAGGTCACCGATAAACTTCTGCAGGAAGTAACCAATCTAATCGTGCAGGAAACAAAACCCCGCAAGATCATTCTCTTCGGCTCCCACGCCCGCGGAACGGCTCACCCCGACTCCGACCTGGATTTTCTGATCGTTGAAGATGGTCCCTTCGATACGAAACGAAGCCGGCGGGCGGAAATCGCTCGATTGAGCAATGCCCTGTTCGATTACCTCATACCGATGGATTTTCTTGTGTTTACGCCACAGGAAATAGAGAAATGGAAAGGGGTCAAGAATCATGTCGTGGCCCATGCCTTGAGGGAGGGAAAAACTCTGTATGAATCACATTGA
- a CDS encoding HEPN domain-containing protein: MNHIEQARLLLRMAAKDMRAMDLMIAPESIDDEIFGFHAQQAVEKSLKAWITAADGSYGFIHDLRVLLLTLREMGCDIEQFRHLIMLTPFAAQLRYEPMETIDAPLDRPALRQQVQALHDHVQSAIAAAKPVA, translated from the coding sequence ATGAATCACATTGAGCAGGCAAGGCTGTTGCTGCGGATGGCGGCAAAGGACATGCGAGCCATGGACCTTATGATAGCGCCGGAATCCATCGATGATGAAATATTCGGGTTTCACGCCCAGCAGGCGGTGGAAAAGTCGCTTAAGGCCTGGATAACTGCGGCGGACGGGTCATACGGCTTCATCCATGATTTACGTGTTCTGCTTCTGACTCTTCGTGAGATGGGGTGTGATATTGAACAGTTCAGGCATCTGATCATGCTCACCCCATTTGCCGCGCAACTGCGCTACGAACCAATGGAAACCATCGATGCACCACTTGACCGACCGGCATTACGGCAACAGGTTCAGGCACTTCATGATCACGTGCAGTCGGCCATCGCCGCTGCGAAACCAGTCGCATAG